Proteins co-encoded in one Novosphingobium sp. PP1Y genomic window:
- a CDS encoding aspartate-semialdehyde dehydrogenase, protein MGYRVAVVGATGNVGREMLNILAEREFPCDEIAAVASPRSTGMEIDFGETGKKLKVKNIEHFDFTGWDIALFAAGSGPTKIYAPKAASQGCVVIDNSSLYRMEPDVPLIVPEVNPDAIDGYTKRNIIANPNCSTAQMVVALKPLHDAAKIKRVVVSTYQSVSGAGKAGMDELFEQSRAIFVGDQVEPKKFTKQIAFNVIPHIDVFLDDGSTKEEWKMVVETKKILDPAVKVQATCVRVPVFVGHAESITLEFENEISAEQAQNILREAPGIMLVDKREDGGYVSPIECVGDSATYISRVRDDSTVENGLALWCVSDNLRKGAALNAVQIAELLGRRHLKKG, encoded by the coding sequence ATGGGTTACCGGGTAGCCGTTGTCGGTGCGACCGGAAATGTCGGCCGCGAAATGCTCAACATCCTCGCCGAGCGCGAGTTTCCCTGCGATGAGATCGCAGCGGTTGCTTCGCCGCGCTCCACCGGCATGGAGATTGATTTCGGTGAGACCGGCAAGAAACTCAAAGTAAAGAACATCGAGCACTTCGATTTCACCGGCTGGGACATTGCGCTCTTCGCAGCGGGATCGGGTCCGACCAAGATCTATGCGCCCAAGGCTGCCAGCCAGGGCTGCGTCGTGATCGATAACTCGTCGCTCTACCGCATGGAGCCGGACGTTCCGCTGATCGTGCCCGAGGTGAACCCGGACGCCATCGACGGCTACACCAAGCGCAATATCATCGCGAACCCTAACTGCTCGACCGCGCAGATGGTCGTCGCGCTCAAGCCGCTTCACGATGCCGCCAAGATCAAGCGCGTCGTCGTGTCGACCTACCAGTCGGTTTCCGGCGCGGGCAAGGCGGGCATGGACGAACTGTTCGAGCAGAGCCGCGCGATCTTCGTGGGCGATCAGGTCGAACCCAAGAAGTTCACCAAGCAGATCGCTTTCAACGTGATCCCGCACATCGACGTCTTCCTCGACGACGGTTCCACCAAGGAAGAGTGGAAGATGGTCGTCGAGACCAAGAAGATCCTCGATCCGGCGGTCAAGGTCCAGGCGACCTGCGTGCGCGTGCCGGTCTTCGTCGGGCACGCCGAATCGATCACGCTCGAGTTCGAGAACGAGATCTCGGCCGAGCAGGCCCAGAACATCCTGCGCGAAGCGCCGGGCATCATGCTCGTCGACAAGCGTGAGGACGGTGGATACGTCTCGCCGATCGAATGTGTCGGCGACAGCGCGACCTACATCAGCCGCGTGCGTGACGACTCCACGGTCGAAAACGGTCTCGCCCTGTGGTGCGTCTCGGACAACCTGCGCAAGGGCGCAGCTCTGAACGCGGTGCAGATTGCCGAACTGCTTGGCCGTCGTCACCTCAAGAAGGGTTGA
- a CDS encoding GFA family protein, with the protein MTRTMTGGCQCGRIRYRAQIENDEAYLCHCRMCQKATGGFAAAFVQLATAGVVWEHEPEWYASSPVARRPFCSHCGTPLGFDFIQSSGNMDLTLGSFDEPGYFRPVAHSGCESLHESWLDTKDLPRHYSATTESVASRWKAAGLEVP; encoded by the coding sequence ATGACCAGAACCATGACCGGCGGCTGCCAGTGCGGTCGCATTCGCTATCGCGCGCAGATCGAGAACGACGAGGCCTACCTGTGCCATTGCCGCATGTGCCAGAAGGCTACCGGCGGGTTCGCCGCTGCCTTCGTGCAACTGGCGACGGCAGGCGTCGTCTGGGAGCATGAGCCGGAGTGGTACGCCAGTTCCCCGGTAGCCCGGCGGCCGTTCTGTTCGCATTGCGGCACGCCGCTGGGCTTCGACTTCATCCAGTCGAGCGGCAATATGGACCTGACGCTGGGGAGCTTCGACGAGCCTGGATATTTCCGTCCGGTGGCCCATTCCGGCTGCGAAAGCTTGCATGAAAGCTGGCTCGATACCAAGGACCTGCCAAGGCACTACAGCGCGACGACCGAAAGCGTCGCTTCGCGCTGGAAGGCGGCAGGTCTGGAGGTTCCGTAA
- a CDS encoding alpha/beta fold hydrolase codes for MSELRKDYIEGFGGTRLAVHTLGQGRPLVLVHGLFSSAEVNWIKYGNAQILADAGFEVIMFDLRAHGESEAPHDPEAYPEDVLVEDLTLLIAELGLSDFDLGGFSLGARTSVRGVLAGLSPRKLILGGMGLSGLSGWARRSAHFVDAIDRFGSIERGDPAFVAQAFMKSMKIDRVAARLLLESVDDTSADAIARVTMPTLCVCGKDDADNGSAQELAEALPQGRYVETPGNHMSSVTFKDMGRAMAEFLDE; via the coding sequence GTGAGCGAATTGCGCAAGGACTACATCGAAGGTTTCGGCGGTACGCGTCTGGCGGTGCATACCTTGGGGCAGGGGCGGCCATTGGTGCTGGTCCACGGGTTGTTCTCCAGCGCCGAGGTCAACTGGATCAAGTACGGCAATGCGCAAATCCTCGCCGATGCGGGTTTCGAAGTGATCATGTTCGATCTGCGCGCGCACGGCGAAAGCGAAGCCCCCCACGATCCCGAGGCCTATCCCGAAGACGTGCTGGTCGAGGACCTGACGCTGCTGATCGCCGAACTGGGCCTTTCGGACTTTGACCTTGGCGGCTTCTCGCTCGGCGCGCGCACTTCGGTGCGAGGCGTGCTGGCAGGCCTTTCGCCGCGCAAGCTGATCCTTGGCGGCATGGGTCTCTCCGGCCTATCCGGGTGGGCACGGCGCAGCGCCCACTTCGTCGATGCCATCGACCGCTTCGGTTCGATCGAGCGGGGCGACCCGGCGTTCGTCGCACAGGCCTTCATGAAGTCCATGAAGATCGACCGGGTTGCCGCGCGCCTGCTGCTGGAATCCGTCGACGATACTTCTGCCGATGCGATCGCCCGGGTGACGATGCCCACGCTATGCGTTTGCGGAAAGGACGACGCGGACAACGGCTCTGCGCAGGAACTGGCCGAGGCGCTGCCGCAGGGCCGCTATGTCGAGACCCCGGGCAACCACATGTCCTCGGTGACGTTCAAGGACATGGGCCGCGCCATGGCCGAATTCCTTGATGAGTGA
- a CDS encoding M2 family metallopeptidase, producing MKFASTALAALAVSLAVPAVAKDAAADYPMTPEGAAKFVASAEKDLFDTSVDNARINWVNYTYITEDTDALVAQSNAAITEKQVDYAVEAAKYARVQGLDADVARKLGILRQGIVLPAPTTPGAADELSAITTRLSSTYGKGKGTLDGKPINGSDIEAEMGNLDHTPAEYAEMWESWHDNVGKPMKDDYAKMVTIANEGAKELGYSDVGAMWRSGYDMTPQQFSAETERLWQEVKPLYLALHTYVRRKLNEKYGDQVQPETGPIRADLLGNMWAQEWGNIYPLVAPQGAGDLGYDIGDLLKAKGKTPLDMVKTGEGFYSSLGFAPLPDTFWTRSMITKPRDREVICHASAWDVDNKDDIRIKMCTKVNSDDFVTIHHELGHNYYQRAYNKQPYLYLNGANDGFHEAIGDFIALSITPQYLVDIGLLDKSKVPSADKDIGLLLRQAMDKVAFLPFGLLIDRWRWGVFDGSIKPADYNKAWTDMRLEYQGIRPPVDRPADAFDPGAKYHIPGNTPYTRYFLARILQFQFYQAACEQAGWKGPLHRCSFYGNRKVGENLDRMLEMGMSKPWPEALKAFTGSSKMSAKPMLEYFAPLKKWLDEQNKGQKQGW from the coding sequence ATGAAATTTGCATCTACCGCATTGGCGGCGCTGGCCGTCAGCCTGGCCGTACCGGCCGTGGCAAAGGACGCTGCAGCCGACTATCCGATGACCCCCGAAGGCGCGGCAAAGTTCGTCGCATCGGCCGAGAAGGACCTGTTCGACACTTCAGTAGACAATGCCCGGATCAACTGGGTGAACTACACCTACATCACCGAGGATACCGACGCGCTCGTTGCCCAGTCGAACGCGGCGATCACCGAGAAGCAGGTAGACTATGCGGTGGAGGCCGCGAAGTACGCCAGAGTGCAGGGGCTCGACGCCGATGTCGCCCGCAAGCTGGGCATCCTGCGCCAGGGCATCGTCCTGCCCGCACCGACCACGCCGGGCGCTGCCGATGAACTGAGCGCGATCACCACGCGCCTGTCCTCGACTTACGGCAAGGGGAAGGGCACGCTCGACGGCAAGCCGATCAACGGTTCGGACATCGAGGCCGAGATGGGCAACCTCGACCATACCCCGGCCGAATATGCCGAGATGTGGGAGAGCTGGCACGACAATGTCGGCAAGCCGATGAAGGACGACTACGCCAAGATGGTGACGATCGCCAACGAAGGCGCGAAGGAGCTTGGCTATTCCGACGTCGGCGCGATGTGGCGGTCGGGCTACGACATGACGCCGCAGCAGTTTTCGGCAGAAACCGAGCGACTGTGGCAGGAAGTGAAGCCGCTCTATCTGGCGCTGCACACTTACGTGCGCCGCAAGCTGAACGAGAAGTACGGCGATCAGGTCCAGCCCGAAACCGGGCCGATCCGCGCCGACCTGCTGGGCAACATGTGGGCGCAGGAGTGGGGCAACATCTATCCGCTCGTGGCGCCGCAGGGTGCAGGCGATCTGGGCTACGACATCGGCGATCTGCTCAAGGCCAAGGGCAAGACCCCGCTCGACATGGTGAAGACGGGCGAGGGCTTCTACTCTTCGCTCGGCTTCGCGCCGCTTCCGGACACGTTCTGGACCCGTTCGATGATCACCAAGCCGCGCGACCGCGAGGTGATCTGCCATGCCTCGGCCTGGGACGTCGACAACAAGGACGACATCCGCATCAAGATGTGCACCAAAGTGAACTCGGACGATTTCGTCACGATTCACCATGAACTGGGGCACAACTACTACCAGCGCGCCTACAACAAGCAGCCCTATCTCTACCTCAACGGCGCCAATGACGGCTTCCACGAGGCAATCGGCGACTTCATCGCGCTTTCGATCACGCCGCAGTACCTCGTCGACATCGGCCTGCTCGACAAGAGCAAGGTCCCCAGTGCCGACAAGGATATCGGTCTTCTGCTGCGACAGGCGATGGACAAGGTGGCGTTCCTGCCCTTCGGCCTGCTCATCGATCGCTGGCGCTGGGGCGTCTTCGACGGTTCGATCAAGCCGGCGGACTACAACAAGGCCTGGACCGACATGCGGCTGGAGTACCAGGGCATCAGGCCGCCGGTGGACCGTCCGGCCGATGCTTTCGATCCGGGCGCGAAGTACCATATCCCGGGCAACACGCCCTACACACGCTACTTCCTGGCCCGCATCCTCCAGTTCCAGTTCTACCAGGCCGCATGCGAGCAGGCAGGTTGGAAGGGGCCGCTGCATCGCTGCAGCTTCTACGGAAACAGGAAGGTGGGCGAGAACCTGGATCGCATGCTCGAGATGGGCATGTCCAAGCCCTGGCCGGAAGCGCTCAAGGCCTTCACCGGATCGAGCAAGATGAGCGCCAAGCCGATGCTCGAGTATTTCGCTCCGCTCAAGAAGTGGCTCGACGAGCAGAACAAGGGCCAGAAGCAGGGCTGGTAA
- a CDS encoding AMP nucleosidase, producing the protein MDKIKQTLEHLNRTYEAAVACLKSDIEAFVKTGALPPPERRADRQWCYPELRITYHGKERGAVYSRAFGRLAQPGTYVTTITRPHLFSDYLSTQLSLLDDEYEIEVEVSRSAQEIPFPYVLDGVAVGSVTPQELACHFPSTELAMIGDEIADGIDFFAPEDPLPLALFDGLRTDFSLARLAHYTGTSPDHCQRFILFTNYHRYVDEFVDWAGRMIGSDDYVALSGAGGLYLDAPVDNARQRLSDTAWRRHQMPAYHLIREDRSGITLVNIGVGPSNAKTITDHLAVLRPEAWLMIGHCGGLRESQRIGDYVLAHAYLRDDHVLDPVLPPEIPLPAIAEVQQALATAAETVSGEGGTNLKKRMRTGTVVTTDDRNWELRYTASAHRFSLSRAIGIDMESATISAQGYRFRVPYGTLLCVSDKPLHGELKLPGQANRFYEEAIAGHLKIGLEACDLLRSEGDRLHSRKLRAFNEPPFR; encoded by the coding sequence ATGGACAAGATAAAACAGACCCTTGAACACCTGAACCGCACTTACGAGGCTGCCGTCGCCTGCCTCAAATCCGACATCGAAGCCTTCGTGAAGACCGGCGCGCTGCCCCCGCCGGAGCGCCGTGCCGACCGCCAATGGTGCTACCCGGAACTGCGGATCACCTATCACGGCAAGGAACGCGGAGCCGTCTATTCGCGGGCGTTCGGCCGTCTTGCCCAGCCCGGCACTTACGTGACCACGATTACCCGGCCGCACCTGTTCTCCGACTATCTCTCGACACAGCTCTCGCTGCTGGACGACGAGTACGAGATCGAAGTCGAAGTCTCGCGTTCGGCGCAGGAAATTCCCTTTCCCTACGTCCTCGACGGTGTGGCGGTGGGAAGCGTGACGCCGCAGGAACTTGCCTGCCATTTCCCAAGCACCGAACTTGCCATGATCGGCGACGAGATCGCCGACGGGATCGACTTCTTCGCGCCCGAAGATCCGCTGCCGCTCGCCCTGTTCGATGGGCTGCGGACCGACTTCAGCCTTGCACGCCTGGCGCACTACACCGGCACCAGCCCGGACCACTGTCAGCGTTTCATCCTGTTCACCAACTATCACCGCTATGTCGATGAATTCGTTGACTGGGCCGGCCGAATGATCGGGAGCGACGACTACGTCGCCCTATCGGGAGCTGGCGGGCTCTATCTCGACGCGCCGGTGGACAATGCGCGCCAGCGCCTGTCCGACACGGCATGGCGGCGTCACCAGATGCCGGCCTATCACCTGATCCGCGAGGACCGTTCGGGCATCACGCTCGTCAATATCGGCGTCGGCCCCTCCAACGCCAAGACGATCACCGATCACCTTGCCGTCCTGCGGCCCGAAGCCTGGCTGATGATCGGCCATTGCGGCGGCTTGCGCGAAAGCCAGCGCATCGGCGACTATGTGCTTGCCCATGCCTACTTGCGCGACGACCATGTGCTCGACCCGGTCCTGCCACCCGAAATTCCACTCCCGGCCATCGCCGAAGTCCAGCAGGCACTGGCCACGGCGGCCGAGACCGTCAGCGGTGAAGGCGGAACCAACCTCAAGAAGCGCATGCGCACCGGCACCGTCGTCACGACCGACGATCGCAACTGGGAACTGCGCTACACTGCATCGGCCCATCGCTTCAGCCTCTCGCGCGCCATCGGCATCGACATGGAAAGCGCCACGATCAGCGCGCAAGGATACCGGTTTCGCGTTCCCTACGGCACGCTTCTGTGCGTTTCCGACAAGCCGCTGCACGGGGAACTGAAACTGCCGGGACAGGCCAACCGCTTTTACGAGGAAGCCATCGCCGGACATCTCAAGATCGGCCTAGAAGCCTGCGACCTGCTGCGTTCGGAGGGTGACCGCCTGCACAGCCGCAAACTGCGCGCCTTCAACGAACCACCGTTCCGCTGA
- the rplI gene encoding 50S ribosomal protein L9 yields MDIILLERVEKLGNIGDVVSVKDGFARNYLLPNKKALRANDANKKVFEANRAKIEAENAEKRSAAEQHSSSVEGKQVVLIRASSNSGQLYGSVSVRDIVEALNADGADVAKQMIVLERPIKTLGIFDVRVSLHPEVSVNVKVNVARSPDEAELQAQGVDVMAAMFEQDTAGFTEAYDPNAEPGEIVTEEAEEAAAAEGEEQA; encoded by the coding sequence ATGGACATCATCCTCCTCGAACGCGTCGAAAAGCTCGGCAACATCGGCGACGTCGTTTCCGTCAAGGACGGTTTCGCGCGCAACTACCTGCTGCCGAACAAGAAGGCGCTGCGCGCCAACGACGCCAACAAGAAGGTCTTCGAAGCCAATCGCGCGAAGATCGAAGCCGAGAACGCCGAAAAGCGTTCGGCCGCCGAGCAGCACTCGTCGAGCGTCGAAGGCAAGCAGGTCGTCCTGATCCGCGCCTCGTCGAACTCGGGCCAGCTCTACGGTTCGGTTTCGGTGCGTGACATCGTCGAAGCACTCAACGCCGACGGCGCCGACGTTGCCAAGCAGATGATCGTGCTCGAACGCCCGATCAAGACGCTCGGCATCTTCGACGTTCGCGTCAGCCTGCACCCGGAAGTCTCGGTCAACGTCAAGGTGAACGTTGCCCGTTCGCCGGACGAAGCCGAACTGCAGGCGCAGGGCGTCGACGTCATGGCAGCGATGTTCGAACAGGACACCGCAGGCTTCACCGAGGCTTACGATCCCAACGCCGAGCCCGGCGAGATCGTGACCGAGGAAGCCGAAGAGGCTGCTGCGGCAGAAGGCGAAGAGCAGGCCTGA
- the rpsR gene encoding 30S ribosomal protein S18 yields the protein MARAFFRRRKSCPFSGKNAPQIDYKDVRLLQGFMSERGKIVPSRITAVSAKKQRELSQAIKRARHIGLLPFIVK from the coding sequence ATGGCACGTGCATTTTTCCGTCGCCGCAAGTCCTGCCCGTTCTCGGGCAAGAACGCGCCGCAGATCGACTACAAGGACGTGCGTCTGCTCCAGGGCTTCATGTCCGAGCGTGGCAAGATCGTTCCGAGCCGCATCACTGCGGTTTCCGCCAAGAAGCAGCGTGAACTGAGCCAGGCGATCAAGCGCGCCCGGCACATCGGCCTGCTGCCCTTCATCGTCAAGTAA
- the rpsF gene encoding 30S ribosomal protein S6: MPLYEHIFLARQDLSQSQVDALAAAATEIVESNQGKVTKTETWGLKNLAYKIKRNRKAHFVMLNIEANGDTVAELERQTAINEDVIRYMTIRVDEHEAGPSVMMRKSDRDNRRRREREGN, translated from the coding sequence GTGCCGCTTTACGAGCACATTTTCCTGGCGCGCCAGGATCTCAGCCAGTCGCAGGTTGATGCGCTGGCCGCCGCCGCTACCGAGATCGTCGAGTCGAACCAGGGCAAGGTCACCAAGACCGAGACCTGGGGTCTCAAGAACCTCGCGTACAAGATCAAGCGTAACCGCAAGGCTCACTTCGTGATGCTGAACATCGAAGCCAACGGCGACACCGTCGCCGAGCTCGAGCGTCAGACTGCCATCAACGAAGACGTCATCCGCTACATGACCATCCGCGTCGACGAGCATGAAGCTGGTCCGTCGGTCATGATGCGCAAGTCGGACCGCGACAACCGTCGCCGCCGCGAACGCGAGGGGAACTGA